One window of the Xiphophorus hellerii strain 12219 chromosome 15, Xiphophorus_hellerii-4.1, whole genome shotgun sequence genome contains the following:
- the LOC116733743 gene encoding sterile alpha motif domain-containing protein 3-like: MAEMEAKLRVIIDDRIEKLVLPSGIPPTVEELHNIVKETFGISTEFSLQYFDLEFEDYFTLHNSDLIKHKGTIKVVHTSPILLNLYAAHESLDSSFVQQSTDCDSASFEESTASNAESSAGTSSSQDTIILSGRSTAERCQPWPKQFPIPQFAYETEMYLERGNEDYKKNGTLLTTSKIKADILEKLAETVYTYTAYPSGSQISDVAQALVNKYPFLKEPGSFAGYYGWQQSLKYKMSNYRTKLRGYGVPEVLCNALKHKTPADKKSAKNVKKPRKAEVNFLPPYPAGEDEESQEQERIQLLTEVKKKDNNALIKEKMAKTFAHRRNEIINQSPSIGDIKARWPALFETSHIQDEFHRITMVHLESKFMSKLDEYTPRLLNLFHSKGGNMGLRLQAILLKTPSNPDINMTRDVIIRCLMLYLGESTDQLLKEYDDADEDSVSQDLAVQSLKIYNVKANMSEDPDIGIVVDGVKILTALGNFPRACSLLVGLAYAVNLAYPKELRYTFEVFQKLLLGLDSSKLSPKVNSLRNKLLA, translated from the exons ctgtggaggagctgcataATATTGTGAAGGAGACCTTTGGGATTTCTACTGAGTTCAGTCTTCAGTATTTTGACTTGGAATTTGAAGATTATTTTACTCTTCACAACAGTGATCTTATCAAACACAAAGGCACTATAAAGGTTGTTCACACTTCTCCTATTCTTCTGAACTTGTATGCAGCTCATGAAAGTTTGGACAGTTCCTTTGTTCAACAGTCCACTGACTGTGACTCTGCATCGTTTGAAGAGTCAACTGCATCAAATGCAGAGTCATCTGCTGGAACATCTTCTTCACAGGACACCATTATCCTGTCTGGGCGCAGTACCGCAGAACGCTGTCAGCCATGGCCAAAGCAGTTCCCCATTCCACAGTTTGCATACGAAACTGAGATGTACCTTGAAAGAGGCAATGAGGACTACAAGAAGAATGGAACACTTCTCACTACCTCTAAGATCAAGGCAGACATACTTGAGAAACTGGCTGAAACTGTATATACTTATACAGCCTATCCATCAGGTTCACAGATAAGTGATGTTGCTCAGGCACTTGTCAATAAATATCCTTTTCTCAAGGAACCCGGTTCCTTTGCAGGTTACTATGGCTGGCAGCAAAGCCTTAAATACAAGATGTCAAATTATCGCACCAAACTCAGAGGCTACGGTGTTCCTGAGGTGTTATGCAATGCACTGAAACACAAGACCCCTGCGGACAAGAAGTCTGCAAAGAATGTAAAAAAGCCTCGAAAAGCAGAGGTAAATTTCCTTCCTCCTTACCCGGCTGGAGAGGATGAAGAAAGTCAAGAACAAGAGAGGATTCAGTTGCTTActgaagtaaagaaaaaggacaacaacgcattgataaaagaaaaaatggccAAAACATTTGCACACAGAAGAAACGAAATCATCAACCAATCACCCAGTATAGGGGACATCAAAGCCAGATGGCCCGCTCTATTTGAGACATCTCAC ATCCAGGATGAGTTTCACAGAATCACAATGGTGCATCTTGAATCAAAGTTCATGTCCAAACTGGATGAATATACTCCTCGACTTCTGAACCTCTTCCACTCCAAGGGCGGAAACATGGGGTTGAGATTGCAGGCTATCCTACTCAAG ACTCCAAGCAATCCTGACATCAACATGACCAGAGATGTTATCATTCGATGTTTGATGCTGTACCTTGGGGAATCTACAGATCAACTCTTAAAAGAGTACGAT GATGCTGATGAAGACAGTGTGTCACAGGACCTTGCTGTTCAAAGCCTGAAGATCTACAATGTCAAAGCTAACATGTCAGAGGATCCAGACATCGGTATCGTGGTGGACGGCGTGAAAATTCTAACTGCTCTGGGTAACTTTCCAAGGGCTTGCTCCCTGCTTGTTGGGTTGGCATATGCTGTGAATCTTGCCTATCCAAAGGAGCTCAGATACACGTTTGAAGTGTTTCAGAAACTTCTCCTCGGGCTGGATAGTTCAAAGCTCTCCCCAAAAGTGAACAGCCTCAGGAATAAACTACTGGCTTAA